GTGTTCCAGCTTCCCACTGCTGCCATCCCACCAACCTGGCAGCCCCACCACGGGTGAGGGGGACCACTTGGAACAGAAGGATGAGTCCAACTCGTCCACCCACCAGTAGCCACTCTGCTACCTTCAGGGTTGAATTTGTCCCTGGTTTCCAAACCAGATTCTGGTACAGCGCATCCCTCCGGCGTGTGGTAAGGACGTCCCTATGAATCCTGCAAGCCACGGTGGGGTGTGTGCAGGGCGTAGAGCTTCTCCCAGCAGGTCACCAGCCTCTCCACCTTCCTCCTGATCTCCCGCAGCTGCTTCCTCCTGCGGCTGAGTCCCCTCTGCCGGGGCTGTGCTGGGATGTGCAGTGGGCTCTGCACGTCAAGGGAGCAGAAACAACCCACCACCGGCACAAAGGCATTAGTCAGGGGGACAAAAGCCACCCCCCCAGCACCAAGTATGCACCTGGGACATCCCACCCTGCACACATGGGGTTTGCACgagcaaatcatagaattgtcatagaatggaaaatacctttgagatcaccaactCCGactatacctgtccactaaatcatatcccagagcacctcatctacccatcttttaaaccccatcagggatggcaactccaccacctccttgggcagcctctgccaatgcctgAGAagactttctgtgaagaaattcttcctaacgtccaatctaaacttcccctgatgcagcttaaggctattccctcttgtcataTCACtgatcacttgggagaagacaccaacaccacactctctgcaacctccttttgtgtagagagcaatgaggtctcccctcagcctcctcttctccaggctaaacaacctcagctctctcagctgctcctcataagactcgttctccagccccttcaccagcttcgttgcttttctctggacgtgctccaggacctcaatgtctttgttatagtgaggggcccaaaactggacacacaaaGCTGCAACCTGGGGTGGCCAAACCAGCCACAGCCATGCCAAGGACAGCTCTGACAGCGCATCCACAGGCAGGGCAGATGGCCAAGGTCAGtctgtggagcagcagcacctccagcccaCACCAGGAAAGCCCAGGCAGGGTCAGCCCCAGCCAATTCCCATGGCAGCGATGGGGAGGATGCGCCCAGTGCCGTGCCAGagccaggcagagctggggagcCAGCACTTCACTGCCCTGCGCTTTCCCCTCTTGTTAATGAGTTGCTGGTGGCTGCTGTAGGGACCCTCCAGGCTGGATTTCCCCCTCAGAGCCTCAGGGATGCGGGAGAGCCCAGACCAGATGGGGAGAAACTCCTGTTCCTACCTCTGAGCACCCAGGTGCAAAAGCACCACTGAGTGCACCCACCCTGGGTCGAGCACCCCACTGGGATGAGGCTCTGCGCTCCTTTCAGCCACAGCGTCACAGCACGGGTGGACAAACCCACTCGGGAACTGGTGATTATAAACACACCAGTCAGTCCCTCACTGCTGGATTTCCCTCCCTGGCCAGTTTAAAGCTCACtgggccaccagcatcccctgGGCGCAGCCCCAGCACGGACTCTCAGCCCCTGGGGCAGCCAGGAGAGCGCATGAGGGCAATCTCTGACCtcagccctggtgctggggaactgggagccactggggtGACTGGGAAGGGGCAGGGCTCCCACCTTGCTGATTTTCCTGCAGTTCTCTCTGAGCACGAAGTCAGTGTTTCTGGTCACCTTTGACACTGCCAGCTCCTCGGGGCCACGCAGGGCGCCGGCCGCCACCTCCCGGAGGGACATGCTGATGTTGTAGATGGAGAGCAGGATCTTCTGGtcctggagaggagagaaaccCCAGGTGGGAAGAGGGATTTGACAGCTCCGCCAGGGGCTCAGCCCACAGGATGCCCAAGCCCTGCATCCCTTGATGCTCACCTTGTTCGAGCGACAAGCCAGCCCGCCCCTCCCGCTCCTGTCCGCCGACCCACTCAGGTTTTTCTGGAGAAATAAAGCAAGGAGATCAGGCCCCAAAACATCGGTGCTTCCCACATGAGGCAGGAATCGCCCATTTAAACACCCTGTTCTCCCCAGTAATGCTAGCAAAGCAgccatccccatcccacagcGTGGCTTCATCCAGCTCGGCAGCATCCCCAGAGTGGGATTCGGGGCCCTGGCAGATCCCCCTCCCCGCTCACCAGGTTCTGGATCTCGTGGAAGATGACAGCTCGGTACTGCCGGAGGATTTTGGCGATGCTGCACCTCttgcctctgctcagcacagcaaCGAGGAGGAGGAACAGAACAGCGCAGGAGAGCACCCGGGGGAGAATCTGTGCAGGAAAGGGCTCAGTGTCAGCTGAGGGGAAGACAGGGCTGAAGGGATGCTCCAGGCTCTGCCTTCATCCCCTCATCACAAACTTTCATCAGACCTGTTCTCCCCTCGGCAGGTGCGGCAGGTGCAGGAGGGAGAGAcactgcctcctctcccacaggACAATCCCCAAGCCTGACTGTCTTCTTTTGGAACAAAGCTCTTCAGAAACTGCTCCAGCTTCAGCCCAGTCCAGGCAGCACTGCCCACACCGAGTTCTCTGCAGTGCCAGCAGCCAGGTACACAGCAAAGAGATGCAGCAGGGACCTTCGTGGGTCTATAGGGTCTGACCCCAAGCTCTCTGCACCAATAGAGTCCCCAGTATCTCCCCAGCTTGTGGTATTTCAACCAAACAGCTAtcaagaggagcagaaaaggacaTGCCCTGCTCTTTGGAGAGGAGCTGAAGGCAGGGAGCCACCTGGTTCGCTGCCAGCAAACCTTCACAGCTTGACATGAGTGGTTTCAAGTCCCCTTGGAAGGATGCTCTCCGCACCTTCACAAACTGCACAGCACAGACACAGTTATGCAGCATTTTTCCAGCTCCCCCGCAGCCCCTGCTCATCCCAGGCTCAGGTGCCCTCACACAGGAGccaaacagaagcagcacaagCACCTGCTTTCACCAAGTGCACTCACAGCTCCAAGCTTTCCCGGCAGCCCCACGCTGGCCCCGGGATACAGGGGAAACCCAAGCACTGACATCTGAGCTggcaggaaggagatggagagggtgGCGGGACCCTCTGAGGGATGAGTCCCAGGGCTTTGAAGAAAAGCCAGCACAACCTCAGGTGACCGAGGATATTCAAGCAGTCCCACAGCAGCAGGGCGAGGATGGGAAGCCTGATGCACGCACAGCGTCTGCCAGGAAAGCAGCCTGACAGCTCTCATCTCTGCATCGCTGAGCAGTGGCACAGTGCTGAGGCACCGCAGTGCTTCTCTCGCCTCCTGCTTTCAGGAGAAGCCCCCTCTGATTCCCCCCAgtttctctcccccctccccctctgCAGGTGTCAGGTCTGGGCAGGCAGAAAGCATCCCAGCTTCTTCCAAATATGCAACCCCTGTGCGACAGCCAAAGTGCGactgaggaggaggggggggcagGCAGCTCTACCTGCTGCCAGCACCTGCCTGCCCCAAGGCCCAGCTCCCATCTCAGCACGTTCGCTGCCATCCCAGCCATGTCTGGCTCACAgagaaacaagaaggaaaaagttcCCTTGCTGAAGCTGAAGTCTGAGCT
The DNA window shown above is from Phaenicophaeus curvirostris isolate KB17595 chromosome 18, BPBGC_Pcur_1.0, whole genome shotgun sequence and carries:
- the C18H20orf204 gene encoding uncharacterized protein C20orf204 homolog codes for the protein MILPRVLSCAVLFLLLVAVLSRGKRCSIAKILRQYRAVIFHEIQNLKNLSGSADRSGRGGLACRSNKDQKILLSIYNISMSLREVAAGALRGPEELAVSKVTRNTDFVLRENCRKISKSPLHIPAQPRQRGLSRRRKQLREIRRKVERLVTCWEKLYALHTPHRGLQDS